A stretch of DNA from Fusobacterium mortiferum ATCC 9817:
AAGTAGTTAACGCTACTATTGGTTCACTCTATGATGAGACTGGTAAATTAGCAGTATTAGATACAGCTATGAAGGTGTATAAAGAGTTACCACCTGAAGAGATAGCTGGATATGCTTCTGCTTTTACAGGAACACCTGAGTATAAGGAGAGTGTAAAAATCTCTCTATTTGGTAGAGATTATAAAGAATTTTTAAAAGGACACTATGTAGAGGTATTGGCTACTCCTGGAGGAACTGGAGCTATCAGTAATAGTATAAAAAATTATTTAGGTTATGGAGATACGCTATTACTTCCTAAATGGTTATGGAGTCCATATATTTTAATGGCTAAGGAGAAAAATGGAGATTGTGATTTCTATACTCTATTTAATGAAGAAAATAGATTTGATTTAGTTGATTTTAAAGAAAGAGTAGAAAAATTAGCTAAGAAACAGGATAACGTGGTAATAGTTATCAATGACCCTTGTCAAAATCCTACTGGATATAGATTGACAATAGAAGAGTGGAAAGAGATTAGGAAAATTTTAATCTCTGCTTCTGAAGAGGCTAATATTATACTTATTCTTGATGTGGCTTATATTGATTTTGATGATAGAAGTTTTGAGGAGAGAAGAGAATATCTAGAAACTTTTAAAAATCTTCCAGAAAAAGTACTTACAATATTTACATTTAGTTTATCAAAAGCTCTAACAAGTTATGGAATGAGAGTGGGAGCCCAAATTGCTCTATCAACATCAGAAAGTGTAATAAAAGAGTTTTATGATGCTAACTCTTTTTCATGCCGTTCTACTTGGTCTAATATCTCAAGAGGTGGAATGAAAATGTTTAGTGAGATTATTTTAGACGAGGAAAAAAGTTTTAGACTAGAAAAAGAGAGAGAGTTTTATAGAAATCTTATTAAAGAGAGAGCAGATATATTTATAAATGAAGCTAAAGAGTGTGGACTAGATGTATTACCATATGTAAGTGGATTTTTCTTAACTATCCCAACTGGTAAATATACTCCAAAGGTAGAAGAGTTGTTGGAAAAAAATCATATATATACTGTTATACTAAATGAAGGAATAAGAATAGCAGTGTGTAGTGTAACTAAGAAAAAAATAAAAGGGCTTGCTAAGAAAATAAAAGCTATATATGAAGAAGCTAAAAAAGAGTATTAATCTGTATATAAAAAACAGTTAAAAATTTAATATAGTGAATTATTTTGTTGTTTTGTTTAAAATAATGAAATAATTCACTTTTTTTGCCTTCTAGAGATAGCGTAAAATTAGAGTTTAAAAAGCCACCTCTTAAAATTGATTTTACGAGGTAATGACATTTGTATTTTTAGTCATATATTTAGTCGGAAAAATAAAATTACAGCTGTATAAAAGGATTTTAAAAGGTAGTAAAATATAAGTAGATTAAAAAGGAAGAATATAGTAAAATATAGCTATAAAATTAGAAAGCGGAAAATAGAGCAAGAGAGGTTAGAGATATGAAAGTATCAGTAAAAAATTGTGAGAAAATAAAAAATGGATATCTTGTAGAAGTTGAACCAAAGGACATATTATATATTGATGG
This window harbors:
- a CDS encoding pyridoxal phosphate-dependent aminotransferase, whose protein sequence is MIAKDLGERKLVDKVFSVAKKAKDAMAELGEEKVVNATIGSLYDETGKLAVLDTAMKVYKELPPEEIAGYASAFTGTPEYKESVKISLFGRDYKEFLKGHYVEVLATPGGTGAISNSIKNYLGYGDTLLLPKWLWSPYILMAKEKNGDCDFYTLFNEENRFDLVDFKERVEKLAKKQDNVVIVINDPCQNPTGYRLTIEEWKEIRKILISASEEANIILILDVAYIDFDDRSFEERREYLETFKNLPEKVLTIFTFSLSKALTSYGMRVGAQIALSTSESVIKEFYDANSFSCRSTWSNISRGGMKMFSEIILDEEKSFRLEKEREFYRNLIKERADIFINEAKECGLDVLPYVSGFFLTIPTGKYTPKVEELLEKNHIYTVILNEGIRIAVCSVTKKKIKGLAKKIKAIYEEAKKEY